In Struthio camelus isolate bStrCam1 chromosome 13, bStrCam1.hap1, whole genome shotgun sequence, the following are encoded in one genomic region:
- the GPRIN1 gene encoding G protein-regulated inducer of neurite outgrowth 1: MRNCCAAELEAQGSAEGPAGTAPGAETRGQSPAPAGSCGAQRGSPAPACGPGGQADKAAPEPCLKAPGKDAGSMPAPAKHVAFREPAGGAEPPACAPTHGQQRSRDEGPPATLPEPAGAAGSEAGPSAAGALAQGRAEGSPAPGPGAESGQQPRTAKLLCESYSFEVTPPQDAGTQDTGTQVDSRASLVSVALSPMSPPDGAGAFTFPKREPGSSALQPVPSKKDAEMQVSMPVETRSVATGPMTPVAKSPQASYPEVHVKGVVEEASEPIREVSWDEKGMTWEVYGASMEVEVLGMAIQKHLEKQIEEHGRQVVMTPQSTRASSVKGAPRKGEAKRQPSVFRALLQNVRRPRCCSRAGPAME, encoded by the coding sequence ATGAGGAACTGCTGCGCTGCCGAGCTGGAGGCCCAGGGCAGCGCAGAGGGCCCGGCGGGAACGGCTCCCGGTGCGGAGACGCGGGGCCAgagcccggcccccgcggggagctgcggggcacagcgcggcagcccggcccctgcctgcgGTCCCGGCGGCCAGGCGGACAAAGCCGCCCCTGAGCCCTGCCTCAAGGCGCCTGGCAAGGATGCGGGGAGCATGCCGGCTCCCGCCAAGCACGTGGCGTTTCGGGAGCCTGCCGGAGGAGCTGAGCCGCCCGCCTGCGCCCCGACGCACGGCCAGCAGCGGTCCCGGGACGAGGGCCCCCCGGCCACGTTGCCGGAGCCCGCCGGTGCCGCGGGGAGTGAGGCTGGGCCGAGCGCGGCTGGAGCCCTggcgcagggcagagcagaggggagcccagccccggggccgggtgCGGAGAGCGGCCAGCAACCCCGGACTGCAAAGCTGCTGTGCGAGAGCTACTCGTTTGAGGTGACCCCACCGCAGGATGCCGGGACGCAGGACACGGGGACGCAAGTGGACAGCCGAGCGTCCCTGGTGTCGGTGGCCTTGAGCCCCATGAGTCCCCCGGATGGGGCGGGCGCGTTCACCTTCCCCAAGAGAGAGCCAGGTTCCTCTGCCCTGCAGCCGGTGCCCTCCAAGAAGGACGCGGAGATGCAGGTGTCCATGCCCGTGGAGACCCGCTCGGTGGCCACGGGGCCCATGACGCCGGTGGCTAAGTCCCCGCAGGCCTCGTACCCCGAGGTGCACGTGAAGGGGGTGGTGGAGGAGGCTTCGGAGCCCATCCGGGAGGTGAGCTGGGACGAGAAGGGGATGACGTGGGAGGTGTACGGGGCCTCCAtggaggtggaggtgctgggcatggcCATCCAGAAGCACCTGGAGAAGCAGATCGAAGAGCACGGGCGGCAGGTGGTGATGACGCCGCAGAGCACCCGGGCCAGCTCCGTCAAGGGGGCCCCCCGCAAAGGCGAGGCGAAGAGGCAGCCCAGCGTCTTTCGGGCCCTGCTGCAGAACGTCCGGCGGCCGCGGTGCTGCTCCCGCGCTGGCCCTGCCATGGAGTGA
- the SNCB gene encoding beta-synuclein — protein MEVFMKGLSKAKEGVVAAAEKTKQGVAEAAEKTKEGVLYVGSKTQGVVQGVTSVAEKAKEQASQLGEAAFSGAGNIAAATGLVKKEEFPADLKPEEVAQEAVEEPLVEPLLEPEGENYEEPPQEEYQEYEPEA, from the exons ATGGAGGTGTTCATGAAGGGCTTGTCCAAGGCCAAGGAGGGGGTGGTCGCCGCCGCCGAGAAGACCAAGCAGGGGGTGGCCGAGGCGGCCGAGAAGACCAAGGAGGGGGTCCTCTATGTCG GGAGCAAAACCCAAGGCGTGGTGCAAGGCGTCACCTCAG TGGCTGAGAAGGCGAAGGAGCAGGCGTCCCAGCTGGGCGAAGCGGCTTTCTCCGGCGCCGGCAACATCGCGGCTGCCACGGGGCTGGTCAAGAAGGAGGAGTTCCCTGCGGACCTGAAG CCGGAGGAAGTGGCCCAGGAGGCCGTCGAGGAGCCGCTGGTCGAGCCGCTGCTGGAGCCGGAGGGGGAAAACTACGAGGAGCCCCCGCAG GAGGAATACCAGGAATACGAGCCAGAGGCATAA